The Hyphomicrobiales bacterium genome has a window encoding:
- a CDS encoding SPOR domain-containing protein, with protein MSEPARNRFALDLEDLERQLRGAGQAPRPGQSPDPLAELTRIVGQDDPLKDIFAERRAPAPHAAPRHEPSFELVPPSPVPAMPEPPAPPAELRGALDEFEALLRQTEPRRAASAGTVMMPPQPAHPVPENDEFEPPAPLPYARPVPAQSRTIARDLDEDAALHAGSAAYPDEPAPQHYAQAQHGPPAHGYDEDDYPDLEPRRSRKGLWAAAAVIAVGLLGVGTTFALRGGSVSRDGQPPMITADRGPVKVEPANPGGAEIPNQNKQIYERSADAPQGQSKVVNNEEQPVDVQQAARSMPPRVVTPSSGTALAAAPSVPERSITPAEPGLTPMPPVPGLGEPRKVRTVAIRPDGTPVANPVAVDGSQPIATGSAPTRSIGSAPAAPPQRPAVAAAPAAAPKVQERATTPPAATTPVAPTRVASAPPAPAAAPPAPATSAIRAGTGDFVVQLGAPGSEAEARATFAALQRKYPQQLGGQPPIVRKTELAGGKTVYRLRVGPYSREDASTMCSALQAAGGQCFIAKN; from the coding sequence GGACGATCCGTTGAAGGACATCTTCGCGGAACGTCGTGCGCCGGCCCCGCATGCCGCTCCCCGCCATGAGCCGAGCTTCGAGTTGGTGCCGCCGTCGCCGGTTCCGGCGATGCCCGAGCCGCCGGCTCCCCCGGCCGAGCTGCGCGGCGCGCTCGACGAGTTCGAGGCGCTCCTGCGGCAGACCGAGCCGCGGCGCGCGGCTTCGGCCGGCACGGTCATGATGCCGCCGCAGCCGGCGCACCCCGTGCCGGAAAACGATGAATTCGAGCCGCCGGCGCCGTTGCCCTATGCGCGGCCCGTGCCGGCGCAGAGCCGCACCATCGCCCGCGATCTCGACGAGGACGCCGCCTTGCATGCAGGCTCGGCGGCGTATCCCGACGAGCCGGCGCCGCAGCATTACGCGCAGGCCCAGCACGGGCCGCCGGCGCATGGCTATGACGAGGACGACTACCCGGATCTGGAGCCGCGCCGTTCGCGCAAGGGGCTCTGGGCTGCCGCTGCCGTGATCGCCGTCGGCCTTCTCGGCGTCGGTACGACCTTCGCGCTGCGCGGCGGTTCCGTGAGCAGGGACGGTCAGCCGCCGATGATCACGGCCGACCGTGGTCCGGTCAAGGTCGAGCCCGCGAATCCGGGCGGGGCCGAGATCCCGAACCAGAACAAGCAGATCTACGAGCGCAGCGCCGATGCTCCGCAAGGCCAGAGCAAGGTGGTCAATAACGAGGAGCAGCCGGTCGACGTCCAGCAGGCGGCCCGCTCGATGCCGCCGCGTGTCGTCACGCCGTCGTCCGGCACGGCGCTCGCGGCAGCTCCCAGCGTTCCCGAGCGTAGCATCACGCCGGCCGAGCCGGGGCTGACCCCGATGCCTCCGGTGCCGGGGCTCGGCGAGCCGCGCAAGGTCAGGACCGTCGCGATCCGCCCGGATGGCACCCCGGTCGCGAATCCCGTGGCCGTCGACGGCAGCCAGCCGATCGCGACCGGTTCCGCTCCGACCCGCTCGATCGGCAGTGCGCCCGCCGCCCCGCCGCAGCGCCCGGCGGTGGCCGCTGCCCCCGCTGCCGCGCCGAAGGTTCAGGAGCGTGCGACGACGCCGCCTGCCGCGACGACGCCCGTCGCTCCGACCCGCGTCGCCAGCGCCCCGCCGGCGCCTGCCGCCGCGCCGCCCGCCCCGGCCACCTCCGCGATTCGGGCCGGGACCGGCGACTTCGTCGTGCAGCTCGGCGCGCCGGGCAGCGAGGCCGAGGCCCGCGCCACCTTCGCGGCCTTGCAGCGCAAGTATCCGCAGCAGCTCGGCGGCCAGCCGCCCATCGTCCGCAAGACGGAGCTGGCCGGCGGCAAGACCGTCTATCGCCTGCGCGTTGGGCCTTACTCCCGCGAGGACGCCTCCACGATGTGCTCGGCGCTGCAGGCGGCCGGCGGGCAGTGCTTCATCGCCAAGAACTGA
- the takP gene encoding Alpha-keto acid-binding periplasmic protein TakP, producing the protein MDRRQFVKVAGAGAAGSAAIAAPAIAQSQPKISWRLTSSYPKSLDTLFGISTHVAKRVAEATDNNFQIQVFAPGEIVPALQALDAVQNGTVECSHTLASFYIGKDPAFAFETSLPFGFNARQQNAWLYQGGGLELCRAFMKGYNVYTIPSGNTGAQMGGWFRKEIKSLEDLKGLKFRIAGLGGRIMARLGVVPQTIGGADIYPALERGTLDAVEFSGPYDDEKLGFVKVAKYYYYPGFWEGNANVSFLANQDKWNELPASYKAIVEAACAEANALCLAKYDHNNPDALIRLAGTGAELRPFPQEVMTAAFKEAYAMYAELAASNPNFKTFYDSFLPYWKKEQLWFRIAELPFDAFNAQNYQQVK; encoded by the coding sequence ATGGATCGCCGTCAATTCGTCAAGGTCGCAGGCGCGGGCGCCGCAGGCAGCGCGGCGATCGCCGCCCCCGCCATCGCCCAGTCGCAGCCCAAGATCAGCTGGCGCCTCACGTCGAGCTATCCCAAGAGCCTCGACACGCTCTTTGGCATCTCGACCCATGTCGCCAAGCGCGTCGCCGAGGCGACGGACAACAACTTCCAGATCCAGGTCTTCGCGCCGGGCGAGATCGTGCCGGCGCTGCAGGCGCTCGACGCCGTGCAGAACGGCACCGTCGAATGCAGCCACACGCTGGCCAGCTTCTATATCGGCAAGGACCCGGCCTTCGCCTTCGAGACCTCGCTGCCCTTCGGCTTCAACGCCCGCCAGCAGAACGCCTGGCTCTATCAGGGCGGCGGCCTCGAGCTCTGCCGCGCCTTCATGAAGGGCTACAACGTCTACACCATCCCATCGGGCAATACCGGCGCGCAGATGGGCGGCTGGTTCCGCAAGGAGATCAAGTCGCTGGAGGATCTGAAGGGTCTGAAGTTCCGCATCGCCGGCCTCGGCGGGCGGATCATGGCCCGCCTCGGCGTCGTGCCGCAGACCATCGGCGGCGCCGACATCTACCCGGCGCTGGAACGCGGCACGCTCGATGCGGTCGAGTTCTCCGGCCCCTATGACGACGAGAAGCTCGGCTTCGTGAAGGTCGCCAAATACTACTACTATCCGGGCTTCTGGGAGGGGAACGCGAATGTCAGCTTCCTCGCCAACCAGGACAAGTGGAACGAGCTGCCGGCCTCGTACAAGGCGATCGTCGAGGCGGCCTGCGCCGAGGCCAACGCGCTTTGCCTGGCGAAATACGACCACAACAATCCCGACGCGCTGATTCGCCTCGCCGGCACCGGCGCGGAGCTGCGGCCCTTCCCGCAGGAAGTGATGACGGCGGCGTTCAAGGAGGCCTACGCGATGTATGCCGAGCTCGCCGCCAGCAACCCGAACTTCAAGACCTTCTACGATTCCTTCCTGCCGTACTGGAAGAAGGAGCAGCTCTGGTTCCGCATCGCCGAGCTGCCGTTCGATGCGTTCAATGCGCAGAACTACCAGCAGGTGAAGTGA
- a CDS encoding Beta N-acetyl-glucosaminidase, translating to MTSRAFIAGCLGTSLTADERAFFRDARPWGFILFRRNTQTPEQVAALTAEMRETVGWQAPILIDQEGGRVQRMGPPNWPKYPSARAFLAINDPVRQRELVRLSARLMAHDLKSVGIDVDCLPVLDVPVAGSHDVIGDRAYAHDPDQVARLGRAAAEGLIAGGVLPVVKHMPGHGRARADSHHDLPVVDATLDELRAHDFRPFRHLADMPLAMTAHVVFTALDPKHPATVSRRIVREIMRGELGFDGLIMTDDLSMKALTGSFEAKARAAIRAGVDVVLHCHGIMEEMVAIAGAVPEMTGARGRRAAVALGRIRHEPEPVDLEAARAEVTAALASSA from the coding sequence ATGACATCGCGCGCCTTCATCGCCGGCTGCCTCGGCACCAGCCTCACCGCCGACGAGCGGGCTTTCTTCCGCGACGCCCGGCCCTGGGGCTTCATCCTGTTCAGGCGCAACACGCAGACGCCCGAGCAGGTCGCGGCCCTAACCGCGGAGATGCGCGAGACCGTCGGCTGGCAGGCCCCGATCCTGATCGACCAGGAGGGCGGGCGCGTGCAGCGCATGGGGCCGCCGAACTGGCCGAAATACCCGTCGGCGCGCGCCTTCCTCGCCATCAACGATCCGGTGCGTCAGCGCGAGCTCGTCAGGCTTTCCGCCCGGTTGATGGCGCATGACCTGAAGAGCGTCGGCATCGACGTCGACTGCCTGCCGGTGCTCGACGTGCCCGTCGCCGGCAGCCACGACGTCATCGGCGACCGTGCCTATGCCCATGATCCCGATCAGGTGGCGCGGCTCGGCCGGGCGGCGGCCGAGGGGCTGATCGCCGGTGGCGTCCTGCCCGTGGTCAAGCACATGCCCGGCCATGGCCGGGCGAGGGCGGACAGCCACCATGACCTGCCCGTCGTCGACGCCACGCTCGACGAGCTCAGGGCGCATGATTTCCGTCCGTTCCGGCATCTCGCCGACATGCCGCTCGCCATGACGGCGCATGTCGTGTTCACGGCGCTCGATCCGAAGCATCCGGCGACGGTCTCGCGTAGGATCGTGCGTGAGATCATGCGCGGCGAGCTCGGCTTCGACGGGCTGATCATGACTGACGACCTCTCGATGAAGGCGTTGACCGGCTCCTTCGAGGCCAAGGCGCGCGCAGCGATCCGCGCCGGCGTCGACGTGGTGCTGCATTGCCACGGCATCATGGAGGAGATGGTCGCGATTGCGGGCGCGGTGCCGGAGATGACGGGGGCTCGCGGCCGCCGCGCCGCAGTCGCGCTCGGCCGGATCCGGCACGAGCCGGAGCCGGTCGATCTGGAAGCCGCGCGCGCCGAGGTCACGGCCGCGCTTGCGTCGAGCGCCTGA
- a CDS encoding Segregation and condensation protein A: protein MTAELPFEEDREPRAGEPSLVVDVDGYEGPLDLLLDLARRQKVDLQRISILALAEQYLAFVEEARALRLELAADYLVMAAWLAYLKSRLLLPEPPKGEEPSAADLATALALRLRRLEAIRAAARRLASRERLGQDVFARGEPEEIVAGARPVWEAELYDLLAAYAQQRQKRVQGHISVGHRVVWSLVEAREALQRLVGDAGDWTELDSYLTQYMASHGLPAREMRATVRASALSAMLEMVREGVLDLRQDEAFAPIELRRRSARPAVLPFLAKDAS, encoded by the coding sequence ATGACGGCCGAGTTGCCATTCGAGGAAGACCGCGAGCCGCGTGCGGGCGAGCCTTCGCTCGTCGTCGATGTCGACGGCTATGAGGGGCCGCTCGACCTGCTGCTCGATCTCGCACGCCGCCAGAAGGTCGATCTGCAGCGCATCTCGATCCTGGCGCTGGCCGAGCAGTACCTGGCTTTCGTCGAAGAGGCGCGGGCCCTGCGGCTCGAGCTCGCGGCGGACTACCTCGTGATGGCGGCCTGGCTCGCCTATCTCAAGTCGCGCCTGCTGCTGCCCGAACCGCCCAAGGGCGAGGAGCCGAGTGCAGCCGACCTTGCGACCGCGCTCGCCTTGCGTCTGCGCCGGCTGGAGGCGATCCGCGCCGCCGCGCGCCGGCTCGCCTCGCGCGAGCGGTTGGGGCAGGACGTGTTCGCGCGCGGCGAGCCCGAGGAGATCGTCGCAGGCGCCCGGCCGGTCTGGGAAGCCGAACTCTACGATCTGCTCGCGGCCTACGCGCAGCAGCGGCAGAAGCGCGTGCAGGGGCACATCTCCGTCGGCCACCGTGTCGTCTGGTCGCTGGTCGAGGCGCGCGAGGCGCTGCAGCGGCTGGTGGGCGATGCCGGCGACTGGACCGAGCTGGACAGCTATTTGACGCAGTACATGGCTTCTCACGGCCTGCCGGCACGGGAGATGCGGGCGACGGTTCGCGCCTCGGCCCTGTCGGCCATGCTCGAAATGGTGCGGGAAGGGGTGCTCGACCTGCGGCAGGACGAGGCGTTCGCGCCAATCGAGCTGCGCCGCCGTTCGGCCCGCCCGGCGGTCCTGCCCTTCCTGGCGAAGGACGCATCATGA